From the genome of Chloroflexota bacterium, one region includes:
- a CDS encoding spermidine/putrescine ABC transporter substrate-binding protein codes for METQLALLIWPDYINPKTLAQFEKEFGVRAILEIVPSAVELVERMRAGPAPDVLVPPDYAVRELNAEGRLMALEHSQLPNLPYLEPRFRAGRAHDPDCRVSIVKDWGTTGFMYRSDVVSESPQSWADFWSLAEKYSGRVTVLDSPGEVIGAALKMRGHSYNATGAEALAQARADLLKLKQHLLAFDTNYRPLLASGVACLALGWNGDAAALNAQGVPVHYVVPSEGSQIWEDDWAIAANASHPETAHAFLNFVLRPDVAAQEARYTGYATGNSATLLMLDEAARNNPSIYPPAEVLQKLESGMPLDDGGNQRRELLWKEVRS; via the coding sequence ATGGAAACTCAACTTGCCCTCCTCATCTGGCCCGACTACATCAACCCCAAAACGCTTGCGCAGTTTGAGAAAGAGTTTGGAGTTAGAGCGATATTGGAAATCGTGCCGAGCGCAGTGGAACTTGTAGAACGGATGAGGGCAGGCCCCGCGCCCGACGTGCTGGTTCCGCCCGATTACGCCGTGCGCGAGCTGAACGCCGAAGGCCGCTTGATGGCGCTCGAACACTCGCAACTTCCCAACTTGCCTTATCTCGAACCACGCTTCCGCGCCGGGCGCGCCCACGACCCCGATTGCCGGGTGAGCATCGTCAAAGACTGGGGCACAACCGGCTTCATGTATCGCTCTGACGTGGTTTCTGAGTCGCCGCAGTCGTGGGCCGACTTCTGGAGTTTAGCGGAGAAGTATTCAGGGCGAGTGACGGTGCTCGACTCGCCGGGCGAAGTGATCGGCGCGGCGCTCAAGATGCGCGGCCACTCGTACAATGCGACCGGCGCCGAAGCTCTGGCGCAAGCGCGGGCCGACCTGCTCAAACTCAAGCAACACTTGCTCGCCTTCGACACCAATTACCGGCCACTGCTTGCCTCAGGCGTTGCCTGCCTCGCGCTGGGCTGGAACGGCGACGCGGCGGCTCTCAACGCACAGGGCGTGCCGGTGCATTACGTCGTGCCCTCCGAAGGCTCGCAAATTTGGGAAGACGATTGGGCCATTGCCGCCAACGCCTCTCACCCTGAAACCGCTCACGCTTTCCTCAACTTCGTTTTGCGCCCCGACGTGGCCGCGCAAGAGGCCCGTTACACCGGCTATGCCACCGGCAACAGCGCCACACTCCTGATGCTCGACGAGGCCGCGCGCAACAATCCGTCCATCTACCCGCCCGCCGAAGTTTTGCAGAAGTTGGAATCGGGCATGCCGCTGGATGACGGCGGCAATCAGCGACGCGAATTGTTGTGGAAAGAAGTGCGGAGCTAA
- a CDS encoding ABC transporter permease, whose amino-acid sequence MAAFSTRAESGGDLLRLWTPTFKQYFDLFTSGAYWGLLRISALMALAIAIMATTLAYPIAYFLAFRAGRRAGFYLVLLLVPFWTSYLLRVMALKIMLGSNGVVNSFLTYTGLIAEPLTILLYNRFAVVITLIYVWIPFAALPILAALQRIDLSLFEAAADLGARPFWQFWRVTLPLSLPGVLAAFFMVFIPTVGEYVTPLLVGGSQGFMYGNIIQDFFTKAANWPLGSALSMIMLVSTLVMVAIALRLVDLRKLIE is encoded by the coding sequence ATGGCCGCCTTCAGCACCCGCGCCGAGTCGGGCGGCGACTTACTGCGGCTTTGGACGCCGACTTTCAAGCAATACTTCGATCTGTTTACTAGCGGCGCTTACTGGGGGCTACTGCGGATCTCGGCTCTCATGGCGCTGGCAATCGCGATCATGGCGACGACCCTGGCTTATCCCATCGCCTACTTTCTCGCCTTCCGCGCCGGACGCAGGGCCGGATTCTATCTGGTGCTTCTGCTCGTCCCGTTCTGGACCAGCTACCTCCTGCGCGTCATGGCCCTAAAGATCATGCTCGGCTCGAACGGCGTCGTCAACTCCTTTCTCACTTACACCGGCCTCATCGCCGAGCCGCTCACCATTCTGCTCTACAACCGTTTTGCCGTCGTCATCACCTTGATCTACGTTTGGATACCGTTCGCGGCCCTGCCCATCCTGGCCGCGCTTCAGCGCATTGACCTTTCACTCTTCGAAGCCGCCGCCGATTTGGGAGCGAGGCCGTTCTGGCAATTCTGGCGAGTAACGTTGCCTCTCAGTCTGCCGGGCGTGCTGGCGGCGTTCTTCATGGTCTTCATCCCAACCGTCGGCGAGTACGTCACGCCCCTGCTCGTGGGCGGCAGTCAGGGCTTCATGTACGGCAACATCATCCAGGACTTCTTCACCAAAGCCGCCAACTGGCCGCTCGGCTCGGCCCTCTCGATGATCATGCTCGTCAGCACCCTGGTCATGGTCGCCATCGCCTTGCGCCTTGTGGATTTGCGAAAGTTGATTGAGTAG
- a CDS encoding nucleoside kinase, with the protein MTQPSSNSTVHSAEARATVQVRWPDGRAFEAPLNTALEAFVRAPQPPGSAGAPVVAALVDGKLRELTYKLTRDASLAPVTMATEDGMRIYRRGLTFLMIAAAKELFPEAEVVVDHSIASGGYFCQVRGRDNLNAVELKRLTARMKEMATADLPIVKDVVPLAKAIELFRARGEKDKVSLLAERHKDYLVLYRLGGLADYFHGYMVPSAGYLRWFDLQSSPPGFILQFPQRRAPTVIEPLRMPDRLMVAFREYGEWLDRLGISNVGALNEAIGSSRIRELILVSEALHEQRIAQIAGWVAKGRSDIKLVLIAGPSSSGKTTFSKRLAVQLLANGLHPFALAMDEYFLDRDKTPKDENGEYDFESLRALDVERFNVDLLKLMGGQEVILPHYDFKTGRSGVGETVTLPRGTVILVEGIHGLNPDLVPHIPPEHTLRIYISALTQLNLDLHNRVSTTDTRLIRRIVRDAATRGYAAGDTLKRWESVRRGESQHIFPYQEYSDVMFNSALVYELSVLRPLAEPLLRQVQPETPEYVEAKRLLALLAWFRPCDLEAVPNNSLLTEFIRFPNLFDGISWTKLFLTG; encoded by the coding sequence ATGACTCAACCCTCTTCCAACTCAACTGTGCATTCTGCCGAAGCGCGGGCGACGGTGCAAGTGCGCTGGCCCGATGGCCGGGCGTTTGAAGCGCCGCTGAACACGGCCCTCGAAGCGTTTGTCCGCGCGCCGCAACCGCCCGGTTCGGCAGGCGCGCCGGTGGTGGCCGCGCTGGTGGACGGCAAACTGCGCGAACTAACTTACAAGTTGACCCGTGACGCCTCGCTTGCGCCGGTGACGATGGCGACCGAAGACGGCATGAGAATCTACCGGCGCGGGCTGACCTTTCTGATGATCGCCGCCGCCAAAGAATTGTTCCCTGAAGCCGAAGTGGTGGTGGATCATTCGATTGCCTCCGGCGGCTACTTTTGCCAGGTGCGCGGGCGCGACAACTTAAACGCCGTCGAACTCAAACGGCTGACGGCCCGCATGAAAGAGATGGCAACCGCCGACCTGCCCATCGTCAAAGATGTAGTGCCGCTGGCCAAGGCCATTGAACTCTTCCGCGCGCGGGGCGAGAAAGACAAGGTGAGCCTGCTGGCCGAGCGCCACAAGGATTATCTGGTGCTCTACCGCCTCGGCGGGCTGGCCGATTATTTTCACGGCTACATGGTTCCGTCCGCCGGTTACTTGCGCTGGTTCGATCTGCAATCCTCGCCGCCCGGCTTCATCCTGCAATTCCCTCAGCGCCGCGCGCCAACCGTTATTGAACCGTTACGAATGCCCGACCGGTTGATGGTGGCTTTTCGCGAATACGGCGAGTGGCTCGACAGGCTGGGGATAAGCAACGTCGGCGCGCTCAACGAGGCCATCGGGTCAAGCCGCATTCGCGAACTCATCCTGGTCTCCGAAGCCCTGCACGAGCAACGCATCGCCCAGATTGCCGGCTGGGTGGCCAAGGGACGGAGTGACATCAAGCTGGTGCTCATCGCCGGGCCGTCATCGTCGGGTAAGACCACGTTCTCCAAGCGGCTGGCGGTGCAACTGCTGGCCAATGGCCTGCATCCATTTGCCCTGGCGATGGACGAGTATTTTTTGGATCGCGACAAAACGCCAAAGGATGAAAATGGCGAGTACGATTTTGAGTCGCTCCGGGCGCTCGACGTTGAGCGTTTCAATGTAGATTTGCTGAAGTTGATGGGCGGGCAGGAGGTCATTCTGCCGCACTACGATTTCAAGACGGGCCGGAGCGGCGTGGGGGAAACGGTGACGCTGCCCCGTGGAACCGTCATTCTGGTGGAAGGCATTCACGGCCTCAATCCCGATCTTGTGCCGCACATCCCGCCGGAACACACCTTGCGTATTTACATCTCGGCCCTCACCCAACTTAATCTTGATCTACACAACCGGGTGAGCACAACCGACACCCGCCTCATCCGCCGCATTGTGCGCGACGCGGCGACGCGCGGCTACGCGGCGGGCGACACCTTGAAGCGCTGGGAGAGCGTGCGGCGGGGCGAGAGCCAGCATATCTTTCCATATCAGGAGTATTCGGATGTGATGTTCAACTCGGCGCTGGTGTACGAACTTTCGGTGTTGCGGCCACTGGCTGAGCCGCTTCTGAGGCAGGTGCAACCCGAAACGCCCGAATACGTGGAAGCCAAACGCCTGCTGGCTCTGTTGGCCTGGTTCCGCCCGTGCGACCTCGAAGCTGTCCCGAACAATAGCCTGCTAACGGAGTTCATCAGGTTTCCCAATCTGTTCGACGGTATAAGCTGGACAAAATTGTTCTTGACCGGGTGA
- a CDS encoding GAF domain-containing protein translates to MSKPLRVLMVEDSLEDAMLVERELKRAGYNPDCHRVQTAETLSQALERGPWDIVLADYSLPGFSGTAALELVRLQDPDLPFIIVSASIGEETAVEAMRAGAHDYIMKDRLARLAPAIERELREANVRNERRLAEQALRENEARYRAISELTSDFIYSFSVGPDGKPHYRWITDSFSRLTGYTVEDLRQAGGLEILIHPEDWPAMQKHITTLVSGAADVNEFRIIAQSGEVRWMRNYAQAEFDAGQNRTTGIIGAAQDITERKQREREMEAIVAVAGALRAPSTRASIMDTTLDQLVKLLEVDGGAVVMVDPVGGELVFEAFSGVGADEARGLRLSSGAGITGQVVAGGQPYLNNNFRKDPNIARPDLVPREGVQAAACVPLIARDETIGALWIIRATFISPAEVRLLAAIGDIAASALHRATLYEHTQRRVRHLAALHDIHKVITYSLDLHSTLDFILAEAATQLGVDAVNLLRLNQSIKMLEHVTDIGFRTRGIARSRLRLGEGYAGRAALDRRRVSVPDLNKTGGAFPLHSLLVGEDFVTYFGVPLITKGQVKGVLEVFHRSPFNPDTEWLDFLESLSTQAAIAMDNDELLTDLRRYNDDLTLAYDATIEGWSKALELRDQETEGHTQRAAELTLRLAQAIGIRDDALVQIRRGVLLHDIGKMGVPDSILLKPSPLTDEEWLVMRRHPVYAHEMLAPIAYLRGALDIPYYHHEHWDGNGYPHGLKGQQIPLGARIFAVVDTWDALRNDRPYRKSWPEDRVRDYIRQESGKHFDPEVVNVFLQLVA, encoded by the coding sequence ATGAGCAAGCCATTGCGAGTCTTAATGGTGGAGGACTCACTGGAAGACGCGATGCTGGTGGAGCGCGAACTGAAGCGGGCCGGCTACAACCCCGACTGTCATCGCGTTCAAACCGCCGAAACGCTTTCGCAGGCGCTCGAGCGCGGGCCGTGGGACATCGTCCTGGCCGATTATTCCCTGCCCGGTTTCAGCGGCACGGCGGCCCTGGAACTGGTGCGGCTACAAGACCCGGACCTGCCCTTCATTATCGTCTCGGCCAGCATCGGCGAAGAAACGGCGGTGGAAGCCATGCGGGCCGGCGCGCACGACTACATCATGAAAGACCGGCTGGCCCGCCTGGCCCCGGCCATCGAGCGCGAACTGCGCGAAGCCAATGTGCGGAACGAGCGCCGACTGGCCGAGCAAGCCCTGCGCGAAAACGAAGCCCGCTACCGGGCCATCTCGGAACTCACTTCCGATTTCATCTACAGCTTCTCGGTCGGGCCGGATGGCAAACCTCACTATCGCTGGATCACCGACTCCTTCTCGCGCCTCACCGGCTACACTGTTGAAGACCTGCGCCAGGCGGGCGGCCTCGAAATATTGATCCATCCCGAAGACTGGCCGGCCATGCAAAAGCACATCACCACCCTGGTCTCCGGGGCCGCCGACGTGAACGAGTTTCGCATCATCGCCCAGTCGGGCGAAGTGCGCTGGATGCGCAACTATGCCCAGGCCGAGTTCGACGCCGGGCAAAACCGGACGACGGGCATCATCGGCGCGGCTCAGGACATCACCGAACGCAAACAGCGCGAACGCGAAATGGAGGCCATCGTCGCCGTAGCCGGCGCTCTGCGCGCCCCCTCCACCCGGGCCAGCATCATGGACACCACCCTTGATCAGCTTGTCAAGCTACTTGAAGTTGACGGCGGCGCGGTGGTGATGGTGGACCCCGTCGGCGGGGAACTTGTGTTTGAGGCGTTTAGTGGCGTTGGGGCCGACGAGGCGAGAGGGTTGCGTCTGTCGTCTGGGGCGGGCATCACAGGTCAGGTGGTTGCCGGCGGCCAACCCTACCTCAACAACAACTTTCGCAAAGACCCCAATATTGCCCGGCCCGATCTGGTGCCCAGGGAGGGCGTGCAAGCCGCCGCTTGCGTGCCCCTCATCGCCCGCGACGAAACCATCGGCGCGCTGTGGATCATCCGCGCTACTTTCATCTCGCCAGCCGAAGTGCGTCTGCTGGCCGCCATCGGCGATATTGCCGCCAGCGCCCTCCACCGGGCTACCCTTTACGAGCACACCCAGCGCCGTGTGCGCCACCTGGCCGCTCTGCACGACATCCACAAAGTCATCACCTACAGCCTCGACCTGCATTCCACCCTCGACTTCATCCTGGCCGAAGCCGCCACCCAGCTTGGCGTGGACGCCGTCAACCTCCTGCGCCTGAACCAGAGCATCAAGATGCTGGAGCATGTGACCGACATCGGCTTTCGCACCCGGGGCATCGCCCGATCCCGTTTACGGCTCGGCGAGGGCTACGCCGGGCGAGCGGCCCTGGATCGTCGCCGGGTTTCCGTGCCCGACCTCAACAAAACCGGCGGCGCTTTCCCCCTTCACTCCCTGCTGGTAGGCGAAGACTTTGTCACCTACTTCGGCGTGCCGCTCATCACCAAAGGCCAGGTCAAAGGTGTGCTTGAAGTTTTTCACCGCTCGCCCTTCAACCCGGACACGGAATGGCTGGACTTTCTTGAAAGCCTGTCCACCCAGGCCGCCATTGCTATGGACAACGACGAACTGCTCACCGACCTCCGCCGCTACAACGACGACCTGACGCTGGCCTACGACGCCACCATTGAAGGCTGGTCGAAGGCGCTCGAACTGCGCGACCAGGAAACCGAGGGCCACACCCAGCGCGCCGCCGAGTTGACTCTGCGCCTGGCCCAGGCCATCGGCATCCGCGATGACGCGCTGGTGCAAATTCGCCGGGGCGTCCTGCTGCACGATATTGGCAAGATGGGCGTGCCCGACAGCATCCTCCTCAAGCCCAGCCCGCTCACCGACGAGGAGTGGCTTGTCATGCGCCGCCACCCGGTCTATGCCCACGAAATGCTCGCCCCGATCGCTTACCTGCGCGGCGCGCTCGACATCCCTTACTATCATCACGAGCACTGGGACGGCAACGGCTACCCGCACGGATTGAAGGGCCAGCAGATTCCGCTGGGTGCGCGCATCTTTGCCGTGGTGGACACGTGGGACGCCCTGCGCAACGACCGCCCCTACCGCAAAAGCTGGCCGGAAGACAGAGTGCGCGATTATATCCGGCAAGAATCCGGCAAGCACTTTGACCCGGAAGTGGTCAATGTGTTTTTGCAGTTGGTGGCTTGA
- a CDS encoding ABC transporter permease: MKTRSPVITGYYWGLITLLYLPIAILFLFSINANTTLSFPLRGLTLDWYQKLLQSDAVLRSARNSLIVAAGSSSAATMLGVMVALLATRYQFRFKGLLIGLAVLPLIVPLVVMGVALLLLFSALHIDRSLWTVGVAHTVVALPYTLLIIVARLAGFDANLEEAAMDLGADYPTTLRRVVLPIIAPAMVSAWLTAFTVSFDEFALALFLAGTEPTFPVYLFSQLRFANRLPIMIALAVLLMIGTLTLVFVAERIRRAE, encoded by the coding sequence ATGAAAACCCGCTCACCTGTCATCACCGGCTACTACTGGGGCCTTATCACCCTGCTCTACCTGCCCATTGCCATCCTGTTCTTGTTCTCGATCAACGCCAACACCACCCTCTCGTTCCCGCTCAGAGGACTCACCCTCGACTGGTATCAAAAACTGCTTCAATCGGATGCTGTCTTGCGCTCGGCCCGCAACAGCCTGATAGTGGCCGCCGGGAGCAGTTCAGCCGCCACCATGTTGGGCGTCATGGTCGCCCTGCTCGCCACCCGTTACCAGTTTCGTTTCAAAGGTCTGCTCATCGGCCTGGCCGTCCTGCCCCTCATCGTGCCGCTCGTCGTGATGGGCGTGGCCCTGTTGTTGCTGTTCAGCGCCTTACACATTGATCGCTCGCTGTGGACGGTTGGCGTCGCCCACACCGTCGTCGCCCTGCCCTACACTCTGCTCATCATCGTCGCCCGGCTGGCCGGGTTCGACGCCAATTTAGAAGAGGCGGCGATGGATTTGGGAGCGGACTACCCGACGACTCTGCGCCGCGTTGTGCTGCCCATCATCGCCCCGGCGATGGTTTCCGCGTGGCTCACCGCCTTCACCGTCTCATTTGACGAATTTGCGCTCGCGCTCTTCCTTGCCGGAACCGAGCCGACTTTCCCCGTCTATCTCTTCAGCCAACTGCGCTTTGCCAACCGTCTGCCGATCATGATCGCCCTGGCCGTGCTGTTGATGATCGGCACGCTGACGCTGGTGTTTGTGGCTGAAAGGATCAGGCGGGCAGAATAA
- a CDS encoding extracellular solute-binding protein: protein MKRQLFATMIVASLLLAACGGGAATELPPDQLTGSLTVLDWAGYDAPDFWVDFQTTYPKVTVNFEIGASDADIYTKMKAGDQADVFHPYTGWLQFYVDEGLVEEIDTSKLSNWSKVPDSFKKIGQINGKQYFLPWDWGFTSILYRTDKIPEGINSWSALLDPKFEGHISMWDDGPGAVTISSYIHGYDETNITPSQLALIKEEWTQQRDSNLFYWAGEPELVDGMANGDVWVAYAWQGAYATLLGQGVPVAYANPKEGRNSWVGVYGIRKGTANIDLALKFLDDKLATLTGNNVVNLFYYGHSNQDVMNGITDETLKQAFSIGDPAILDKTNFTPNLTAEQRDAWTAMWAEVKAAP from the coding sequence ATGAAACGCCAACTGTTTGCTACTATGATCGTTGCCAGCTTACTGCTGGCCGCCTGCGGCGGGGGAGCCGCCACCGAACTCCCGCCCGATCAACTCACCGGCTCTCTGACCGTCCTCGATTGGGCCGGATACGACGCCCCCGACTTTTGGGTGGACTTCCAGACCACCTACCCCAAAGTCACCGTCAACTTTGAGATCGGCGCTTCGGACGCCGACATTTACACCAAGATGAAGGCCGGAGATCAGGCTGATGTCTTCCACCCTTACACGGGCTGGTTGCAGTTCTACGTGGACGAGGGCCTGGTCGAAGAGATAGACACCTCCAAACTTTCCAACTGGAGCAAAGTGCCGGACAGCTTCAAGAAGATCGGCCAGATCAACGGCAAACAATATTTTTTGCCCTGGGATTGGGGCTTCACCTCCATCCTCTATCGCACCGACAAAATTCCCGAAGGCATCAACTCGTGGTCGGCCCTGCTGGATCCAAAATTTGAAGGCCACATTTCCATGTGGGATGACGGCCCCGGCGCAGTCACCATCTCATCCTACATTCACGGCTACGATGAAACCAACATCACGCCTTCACAGCTTGCCTTAATCAAAGAGGAATGGACACAGCAACGCGACTCGAATCTGTTTTACTGGGCCGGCGAGCCGGAGCTGGTGGATGGGATGGCTAACGGCGATGTGTGGGTGGCCTACGCCTGGCAGGGCGCGTATGCCACCTTGCTCGGCCAGGGTGTGCCGGTTGCTTACGCCAATCCCAAAGAGGGCCGCAACTCGTGGGTGGGCGTGTACGGCATCCGCAAAGGCACAGCCAACATAGACCTGGCGCTGAAGTTTTTGGACGACAAACTGGCGACGCTAACCGGCAACAACGTCGTCAACCTGTTTTACTACGGTCATTCGAATCAAGACGTGATGAACGGCATCACCGACGAGACGCTCAAGCAGGCGTTCTCGATCGGCGACCCGGCCATCCTCGACAAGACCAACTTCACCCCTAACCTCACCGCCGAACAGCGCGACGCCTGGACGGCGATGTGGGCGGAAGTGAAGGCCGCACCCTGA
- a CDS encoding DMT family transporter has translation MERKKLVAFAEVSLAVVAWGASFIATKVALREVSPITIVWLRFAMGVVILGAAVFARKQFALVPPKELGYFALLGFLGITFHQWLQSNGLVTAQATTTAWIVATIPVFMAILGWAVLKERLRRRQVIGIGLAAVGVLLVVSNGEAAALVGGRFGTSGDFLILISAVNWAVFSALSRRGLQQHPATRMTFYVMAFGWLFASVLFFAGPGLSEANRLTLNGWWGVGFLGVACSGLAYIFWYDALQIVPASELGVFLYVEPLVAVVVAAIVLGEAMTLAALLGGAIILFGVWLVNRPAS, from the coding sequence ATGGAACGCAAAAAACTCGTCGCCTTTGCCGAAGTCTCCCTGGCCGTCGTCGCCTGGGGCGCGTCGTTCATCGCCACCAAAGTCGCTCTGCGTGAGGTCTCGCCCATCACCATCGTCTGGCTCAGGTTTGCGATGGGCGTCGTCATCCTGGGCGCGGCCGTGTTCGCCCGTAAACAGTTTGCCCTCGTGCCGCCCAAAGAACTTGGCTACTTTGCCCTGCTCGGCTTTCTGGGCATCACCTTTCACCAGTGGTTGCAATCGAACGGATTGGTGACGGCCCAGGCCACCACCACCGCCTGGATCGTAGCGACGATTCCGGTCTTCATGGCGATTCTGGGTTGGGCAGTGTTGAAGGAGCGATTGCGCCGCAGGCAAGTGATCGGAATCGGACTGGCCGCCGTCGGCGTTTTGCTCGTCGTGAGCAACGGGGAAGCCGCCGCGCTGGTGGGTGGCCGTTTCGGAACGTCGGGCGACTTCCTTATCCTCATCAGCGCCGTGAACTGGGCCGTCTTCTCGGCTCTCTCCAGGCGCGGCCTGCAACAACACCCGGCCACGCGCATGACGTTTTACGTGATGGCCTTCGGCTGGCTGTTTGCTTCAGTTCTGTTTTTTGCCGGGCCGGGCTTGAGCGAGGCTAACCGCCTGACTCTGAACGGCTGGTGGGGCGTTGGCTTCCTGGGCGTGGCCTGCTCCGGCCTGGCTTACATTTTCTGGTACGACGCCTTGCAGATCGTCCCGGCCTCGGAGCTTGGCGTGTTCTTATACGTCGAGCCGCTGGTGGCCGTCGTCGTCGCCGCCATCGTGTTGGGCGAAGCCATGACTCTCGCCGCCCTGCTCGGCGGGGCCATCATTCTCTTCGGCGTCTGGCTCGTCAACCGGCCTGCGAGTTAG
- a CDS encoding ATP-dependent 6-phosphofructokinase encodes MEPRIKKIAICTGGGDAPGLNAVIRAAALSALNRGWECYGIRDGYNGLLMPEEYADGGMVHLTRERVRGITHLGGTILGTTNKGNPLKFPLLNKDGQREEVDRSDELVRAFRLHNLDALISVGGDGSLGIANVLAQKGLRVIGVPKTIDNDLDKTVITFGYDTAVSFATECLDRLHTTAASHRRVMVVEMMGRYAGWIALNAGVSGSADVILIPEIPYDLGKVIHKIREREQEGHNFTIVVVAEGAKPLGGTFTTVGEKEPGRAERLGGIGEKLARELETHTGKETRVVVLGHLLRGGAPTSFDRLIALRFGAAAVRALEEGQSGVMVALDPPTVNYVPLEEATRRMKTVPLDSDTILTARDLGVCFGD; translated from the coding sequence ATGGAGCCACGCATCAAAAAAATTGCGATCTGCACCGGCGGCGGCGACGCGCCGGGGTTGAACGCCGTGATCCGGGCGGCGGCGCTCTCGGCCCTCAATCGCGGTTGGGAGTGTTACGGGATTCGCGACGGCTACAACGGCCTGCTCATGCCTGAAGAATACGCCGACGGCGGCATGGTTCACCTGACGCGCGAACGGGTGCGGGGCATCACGCACCTGGGCGGCACGATTCTGGGAACGACCAACAAGGGCAACCCGCTCAAGTTTCCGCTCCTGAACAAAGACGGTCAACGCGAAGAGGTGGACCGCTCCGACGAATTGGTTCGCGCCTTCCGCCTCCACAACCTTGACGCGCTGATCTCGGTCGGCGGCGACGGCTCGCTGGGCATTGCCAACGTGCTGGCCCAAAAGGGCTTGCGGGTGATCGGCGTGCCCAAAACAATTGACAACGATCTCGACAAGACGGTGATTACCTTCGGCTACGACACCGCCGTCTCGTTCGCCACCGAATGCCTCGACCGGCTACACACCACTGCCGCCTCGCACCGGCGGGTGATGGTGGTGGAAATGATGGGCCGCTACGCCGGCTGGATCGCCCTCAACGCCGGAGTCTCCGGCTCAGCCGACGTGATCTTGATTCCCGAAATCCCCTACGACCTGGGGAAGGTGATTCATAAAATAAGAGAGCGCGAGCAGGAGGGCCACAACTTCACTATCGTCGTGGTGGCCGAAGGCGCGAAACCGCTCGGTGGAACTTTTACCACCGTAGGCGAAAAAGAGCCGGGCCGGGCTGAGCGCCTGGGCGGCATTGGCGAAAAGCTGGCCCGCGAGCTGGAGACCCACACCGGCAAAGAAACGCGAGTGGTGGTGCTGGGTCACTTGTTGCGCGGCGGCGCGCCCACCTCGTTTGATCGCTTGATTGCCCTGCGCTTCGGCGCGGCGGCGGTGCGGGCGCTGGAAGAGGGCCAGTCGGGGGTGATGGTGGCCCTCGACCCGCCCACCGTCAACTACGTGCCGCTGGAAGAAGCCACCCGCCGCATGAAGACCGTGCCGCTGGACTCGGACACCATTCTCACTGCCCGCGACCTGGGCGTGTGTTTTGGAGACTGA
- a CDS encoding cupin domain-containing protein: protein MPDSENTLGASIRRARKRRGLTIQQVAKLSGLSISFISQLERDLLSPSVNSLQKISRALGIQIGGFFEGQGNTGRVVRAGERPRLIYPNRNEEEYLLTPVRSKKLQVLYYRLKPGATSGDTPYSHDSDEECGIVLRGSLEVSVNGEVYILNAGDAVTFDSHLPHTWRNMGDEECEALWVVTPPGY from the coding sequence ATGCCGGACAGTGAAAATACGCTTGGGGCCAGCATCCGCCGCGCCCGCAAGCGCCGGGGCCTCACCATTCAGCAAGTTGCCAAACTCTCCGGGCTGAGCATCAGTTTCATCAGCCAGCTTGAGCGCGATCTGCTTTCGCCCTCTGTCAATTCGCTGCAAAAAATTTCGCGGGCGCTCGGCATCCAGATCGGCGGCTTCTTTGAGGGCCAGGGCAACACGGGCCGCGTCGTCCGGGCGGGCGAACGCCCACGACTCATTTACCCCAATCGAAACGAAGAAGAATATCTGCTCACGCCGGTGCGCTCCAAAAAGCTTCAGGTGCTCTACTATCGCCTCAAACCTGGCGCGACCAGCGGCGACACGCCCTACTCGCACGACAGCGACGAAGAATGCGGCATTGTGCTGCGCGGCAGTTTGGAAGTGTCGGTGAACGGCGAGGTCTACATCCTGAACGCCGGCGACGCCGTCACCTTCGACAGCCACCTGCCGCATACCTGGCGCAACATGGGCGACGAAGAATGCGAGGCCCTGTGGGTGGTGACGCCGCCAGGCTATTGA